Sequence from the Syntrophales bacterium genome:
TTGTCGAGTTCAAGGTCCGACATGTCGTAAAAAGACTTCTTGGCGTTCCAGAGGGCCAGGGGGCTTTTGGAAGCCAGGTCATTGGCCAGCTTCAATGTTTCCTCCCGGAGAGTTCCCTTGGGAACCACCCTGTT
This genomic interval carries:
- a CDS encoding enoyl-CoA hydratase-related protein, yielding MVPKGTLREETLKLANDLASKSPLALWNAKKSFYDMSDLELDKAMELVNNQFALLCSTDDAGEGIRAFSEKRQPEWRMK